A region from the uncultured Stenotrophomonas sp. genome encodes:
- a CDS encoding conserved hypothetical protein (Evidence 4 : Homologs of previously reported genes of unknown function), translating into MQISSAALLKASGTATAPATLAERYGQVRSASMALAAPLSAEDAMLQSMPDASPAKWHLAHTSWFFEQFVLGLQPGYRPLHPHWQALFNSYYQSIGPAHARAQRGLLSRPTLVQVLDYRAQVDERIGRCLRAGVLEEPAQRHLLLGLQHEQQHQELILTDIKHALWSNPLQPAYRDDLPLAASDAAGGACWLQFPERIVEIGAPPWPGSAAFAYDNESPRHRVLVPAHALANRPLSNAEYRAFIDDGGYREPLLWMSDGWAQLQAGQWRRPLYWDDALEREYTLGGWRALDPDAPVCHLSWYEADACARWAGARLPTEFEWEAAAAACAPAGNFADAGLLHPAAQAGDAGRPRQLFGDVWEWTASAYGPYPGFRPLPGSAGEYNGKFMCNQYVLRGGSCATPADHIRATYRNFFPPAARWQFAGLRLARDA; encoded by the coding sequence ATGCAGATCTCCAGCGCCGCCCTGCTGAAGGCTTCCGGCACCGCGACCGCACCGGCCACGCTGGCCGAGCGCTACGGCCAGGTGCGCTCAGCCAGCATGGCCCTGGCCGCGCCGCTGTCGGCCGAGGACGCGATGCTGCAGAGCATGCCCGACGCCAGCCCGGCCAAGTGGCACCTGGCGCATACCAGTTGGTTCTTCGAGCAGTTCGTGCTGGGCCTGCAGCCGGGCTACCGGCCGCTGCATCCGCACTGGCAGGCGCTGTTCAACAGCTACTACCAGAGCATCGGCCCGGCGCATGCACGTGCCCAGCGCGGCTTGCTGTCGCGGCCGACGCTGGTGCAGGTGCTGGACTACCGCGCGCAGGTCGATGAACGCATCGGCCGTTGCCTGCGTGCCGGTGTGCTGGAGGAACCGGCGCAACGGCACCTGCTGCTGGGCCTGCAGCACGAGCAGCAGCACCAGGAGCTGATCCTGACCGACATCAAGCACGCGCTGTGGAGCAACCCGCTGCAGCCGGCCTACCGTGACGACCTGCCGCTCGCGGCGAGCGATGCCGCAGGCGGCGCGTGCTGGCTGCAGTTCCCCGAGCGCATCGTCGAAATCGGCGCGCCACCCTGGCCCGGAAGCGCGGCCTTCGCCTACGACAACGAGTCACCGCGCCACCGCGTGCTGGTGCCGGCGCATGCCCTGGCCAACCGCCCGTTGAGCAATGCCGAATACCGCGCCTTCATCGACGACGGTGGCTACCGCGAGCCGCTGCTGTGGATGAGCGATGGCTGGGCACAGCTGCAGGCCGGCCAATGGCGCCGCCCGCTGTACTGGGACGACGCGCTGGAACGCGAATACACGCTGGGTGGCTGGCGCGCGCTGGACCCGGACGCACCGGTCTGCCACCTGAGCTGGTACGAGGCCGATGCCTGCGCGCGCTGGGCCGGCGCACGCCTGCCCACCGAATTCGAGTGGGAAGCGGCGGCCGCGGCCTGCGCGCCCGCCGGCAATTTCGCCGACGCCGGCCTGCTGCATCCGGCGGCGCAGGCCGGGGATGCGGGCCGACCGCGGCAGCTGTTCGGCGACGTCTGGGAATGGACCGCCAGCGCCTACGGCCCCTACCCCGGCTTCCGCCCGTTGCCGGGCAGCGCCGGCGAATACAACGGCAAGTTCATGTGCAACCAGTACGTGCTGCGCGGCGGCTCGTGCGCCACGCCGGCAGACCACATCCGCGCCACTTACCGCAACTTTTTCCCGCCCGCGGCGCGCTGGCAGTTCGCCGGCCTGCGCCTGGCCAGGGACGCCTGA
- a CDS encoding putative methyltransferase (Evidence 3 : Function proposed based on presence of conserved amino acid motif, structural feature or limited homology): MAVPEPFPAALVDRRPDRATITADVLAGLSTRPRTLPSKYFYDARGSALFECITRQPEYYLTGAELELLQQVLPQIATQVGPQTRVVEYGSGSGRKTRLLLRALVDVVAYTPVEISRTALLDSIGTLAVDFPDIEMLPVCADFTAPPALPPAQRPARRTLLFFPGSTLGNFVEEQAVAILRGMRAAMGPHGLALVGIDLDKDPAVIEAAYNDAAGVTAAFTLNLLARLNREIGSDFDLHGFAHRARYVVERQRIETFLVSHRKQVVHVAGHAFAFAAGEAMRVEYSHKYDDARFAGMAAAAGLRVRQAWDAPGRMFGLRLLQPA; this comes from the coding sequence ATGGCCGTGCCGGAACCGTTCCCGGCCGCCCTGGTCGATCGCCGTCCCGACCGCGCCACCATCACCGCCGACGTGCTCGCCGGCCTGTCGACGCGGCCACGCACGCTGCCGTCCAAGTATTTCTACGACGCACGCGGCTCGGCGCTGTTCGAGTGCATCACCCGCCAGCCGGAGTACTACCTCACCGGTGCCGAGCTGGAACTGCTGCAGCAGGTACTGCCGCAGATCGCCACGCAGGTGGGGCCGCAGACACGGGTGGTCGAATACGGCAGCGGCAGCGGCCGCAAGACCCGCCTGCTGCTGCGGGCGCTGGTGGACGTGGTGGCCTACACCCCGGTGGAGATCTCGCGCACCGCGCTGCTGGACAGCATCGGCACGCTGGCTGTGGATTTCCCGGACATCGAGATGCTGCCGGTCTGCGCCGACTTCACCGCCCCGCCCGCGTTGCCGCCGGCGCAGCGCCCGGCCCGGCGCACGCTGCTGTTCTTCCCCGGCTCCACCCTCGGCAACTTCGTCGAGGAACAGGCCGTTGCCATCCTGCGCGGCATGCGCGCGGCGATGGGGCCGCACGGGCTGGCGCTGGTCGGCATCGACCTGGACAAGGACCCGGCGGTCATCGAGGCCGCCTACAACGACGCGGCCGGCGTCACCGCCGCCTTCACCCTCAACCTGCTGGCGCGCCTGAACCGCGAGATCGGCAGCGACTTCGACCTGCACGGCTTCGCCCACCGCGCCCGCTACGTGGTCGAACGGCAGCGCATCGAAACCTTCCTCGTCAGCCACCGCAAACAGGTGGTGCACGTGGCCGGCCATGCGTTCGCCTTCGCCGCTGGCGAGGCCATGCGCGTGGAATACAGCCACAAGTACGACGATGCCCGGTTCGCCGGCATGGCCGCGGCCGCCGGCCTGCGTGTACGGCAGGCGTGGGACGCACCGGGGCGCATGTTCGGGCTGCGGCTGCTGCAACCGGCCTGA
- a CDS encoding conserved hypothetical protein (Evidence 4 : Homologs of previously reported genes of unknown function), giving the protein MPIDAITPCPCGLGPAYGQCCGRYHAGAAAPDAEALMRSRYSAFVPGNADYLLASWHPTTRPPELSLDDPPGQRTQWLGLDVKRHHVTGADTAEVDFVARYRIGGARAVRMAEHSCFVREGGRWYYLDAQG; this is encoded by the coding sequence ATGCCAATCGATGCCATCACCCCCTGTCCCTGCGGCCTTGGCCCGGCCTATGGCCAGTGTTGCGGCCGCTACCACGCCGGCGCCGCCGCGCCCGATGCCGAGGCGCTGATGCGCTCGCGCTACAGCGCCTTCGTGCCCGGCAATGCCGACTACCTGCTGGCCAGTTGGCATCCCACTACCCGGCCGCCGGAATTGTCGCTGGACGATCCGCCGGGCCAGCGCACGCAATGGCTGGGGCTGGACGTGAAGCGCCACCATGTCACCGGCGCCGATACGGCCGAGGTGGACTTCGTCGCCCGCTACCGCATCGGTGGCGCGCGCGCGGTGCGCATGGCCGAGCACAGCTGCTTCGTGCGCGAAGGCGGCCGCTGGTACTACCTCGACGCGCAGGGCTGA